From the Glycine max cultivar Williams 82 chromosome 11, Glycine_max_v4.0, whole genome shotgun sequence genome, the window GACTAGTCGAGTTCAATTTCTCTCTTTAAAGACATTAAATAGACTCTCGTACTTGATAAACATTCAATACACCCTGCCCCCAAATTTAAATAGACCATGTCATGTCAAATTTTAACATAAGAGAATCTGTTTTAACCATGGTTCAAATTTCACCTGATTCTTCGTCGGCATGAGATCCAGGAGAAACCTTGATGTCCACCTGCAAAGAGATATTTGAATAATGGATCAGATAATCATCGGCCAGGAAACCCTGCAGGGGAAAGGGGAACTAACACACCACCAACCATAGTTATTAATCCCAAATAGTGGGAAACCCTGCAGAAGCTATAGCGGATAGTGGGATGACTACTATTCTAACCaattagaatagaaaaaaatgaaggataAAACTTAGAAGAGAGCACAAGACCGTGAGATGAAAGACCAAAACGATACAGAGACAGAACAAAGCAAGGCAGTAAAGGTCACAGTTGGCTAGAAACAACAACAGGTTTGCCAGAAAATGGCCGCAGAGCTTTCAGACTGTTTTAAATCCCAAATAGTGTGTGGCCAGCCCCAAAAACACAATCGTGGGATAGTGGATAGCAAGATAGTTgctattttgaaattttctatacagtttatatatactatatacatatagactctctaaaatgataaaaattgagAAGTCCCAAAGTTAGATTCCCAAAAAGCCCTAACTTCTCTGCTCAGAGGGTTTTTTTCGGAATCAAACATATATTGCCATTATCTCGTCTGCTATGACTGCTATTTGGTCAGCTACAGCTAGTATGCTACTGCGGCCACTGTTGCAGCTAGGGACGCTTCACTCTGCTATTCCACTATAGTGCATTATTTAAAACCCTGGACTCAAGGATGATCATAAACCACGGATAGCAGAGGCTGCAGGGGTTGGAGATGGCCACCTGTCACAGCTGGCCAGAAACTGCTGGGTGTTCCTCATAAGGAAAAGTAGGTGCTTCTTTATAAGTCATAACAGAGTGCACACAAGTAACAGATAAAGTGAAGTTCCAGTTCTGATTCAAAGGAGGGAGCAAAATGCCCAATGGACTACCCTAAAACAGCCCTAAACAATTCCATTTTATGGTTAAAATAGGTTTTTTGCAACCAATTCCAATAATGCCCACTCCAGCCGTGATTTTGTTCGCTATTATAGCCGTGACAACCACAACTTCAAAATGAAACGCTAACCAGTATATCCAAACGCATTTAACAAGCTTGAATCTAATTCACGTAATGATAATCTTCATTTCTTTATACATGTCTCACAAGCATCACATCCCCAAGAGTCATAAGGGTAACTACTCTGATTCTTGTGGAGTAAAATTCTTGTCAATACGCATAACAGAAATAGACCTTGGTCCGATGATTTATACATAAAGGACATGAAAAATAGACAATACCATCTTtaacttatatattttgattgattaataTCTTACATAgggaatagaaagaaaaaatagacgACTTTTTCCTGGAAATCCGCATAGGAAAAATACACacttccctttttttctatcaaaACAATCACAATCCCTTCCCTTCCCACATTCCACCACATTGAACATGGATCCCAATTCATTGCATTCACACAGTTATGAATCAGTACCATTGGATGAAAATCGGACAGTTCAAATATTAGATGAGTATTTTATATCTGATATATGAGCCAACTGATCTTCATCCAATATTGACTGACAAGTTACAATGTGAATGGTTCAAATCTCGGATAcatattttaagtttgatttagCACGATAAAATATGACTCATCCACTCTTCATCCAACAATTTCATTTGACTGACTTCGTAAATGCGTCAAATACCTGCCTGCAAGGAATCTAGATCCATAATCCATTGAACACCACAAATAAGAACTAACAGAGAGACACGTGAATCCTTGATTCCAGGGAAAGACATTGGAACCTTGTGATGGGAGGAAATTCGCTGAgactgaaataaaaaataaaaaaaaactcctacCACCAAAATAGGAAGTTACACCCAACAAGAACTATATCGCGCTCTCTCCATTTTTCCCCCCCTCCAAATTCTTCTCTCGCATTATTCACACCTTTACACGTTATCAAATCGGCTATAAAATCCTAGCCAGCAGCTCATAAGCCTCAAaactaaacaaacaaaaatgtggTTTAAGTCTTAAAACAAGCTATGCAATCAGCAAACGAGAAACCTCTCTAACTAGTATAGGTTAGTACTTGAGGAAAGCAAAAGcatgcaggaaaaaaaaaaagtaataagagGGAACAAACTTTGAAATGAGGAGGGAAGTAGTGCTTCAGTTTAACTCTGAGACAAAGACCAATAACCGTGGCCATGCTACAGTGCTGTACGGTCGGCGTAAAAGTTATCctaaacaaaacaaatgaaTGCAAATTAAGAAGTGaggtaaaacattttcaatgaaaCGCTAATACTACGAGAATAGcgagaaattaaaaaagttgaaaCTAACAGAATTCGGCCTAATTTGTCATCAACGGTGATTGATTCCTCGGAGAGAACACTGAGCTGTTCCAAGGAATAAGGATGTTCGGGATCCCGAATATCCCTCACGAAATTTGTCAAAGCCAAGTCAAGGATCTCAACAAgttcaagtaaaaaataaaaataaaaatagcggAGTAGTTAGTAAAAAGGATATCATAGATATCGAGAGGATCAACGGCGTCGTCGGCGTGAGGATCATCGGAACGAGCGATTCGCTCTTTCTTGGCGTGAACCACAGGGTTCGCATTGATCAGACCCAGCGTCAtccctttcctttctttccacTGTCTCTCTCGCACGCGCAAAACTCACTGGCCTTCTCTTCGctttctctatttatttttcttatcttatgtactaataaataaacaatcaaTTAAGTACTTTGAGATCAAGTATCACTCTCTCTGCTAATTCTAAATAGTTCTTAAATAAGTAGTTTATAAAGTTAGAAATTATGTTATCTCTAAGGATTAAGAAGTCTTTGAATTAGTCCATCGGtattagtgaagtatatcaacTTCAAAGTTAAATTGacgaatagtaaaaaaaaaaacttcgtaaCCCAGAGGCTCTTCGTTATGCAAAGGTATGGgagagggatgttgtacgcagccttacccttgcatatgcaaagagattGTTTCCGGAtttgaacccatgaccaacaagtcaccaaggcacaattTTAACGCACTAGGGCTTGCCCTCAAATTGACGAATATTCAAAATACtttagaaattatttatataattttattagtttaacagttatttagtataaaaactaaattgataGTTTATTCATTTATCTTATATGTTGTTTACATCCACACATATACTTGCCAACACCATTGCAAAATGCCAAAATGCATCAATCTATTTTAGAGAATCCTTTTGAAGGTTAAGATATTACTTTAATTAAACCACACACGCCACCACCAAGATGCAAATTGCATGtaacaaattattataatatttcaaatgcttacaatttttttctggTGGGATTGTCTAATTTATTCCAAATAAAGTTAAGTTAAACATTTTCATCACACTTAATTAGTGTAATTAACATCCTTCATTCAAAAGTATGCCAGAGAATtacccccccccacacacacacatatatatatatatatcacacatAGAGAGAGCATaaagcaattaaaaaatatgtattccttttattagaaagaaataaaggaaaataaaaaataacaaacatgTATGCCCACACAAAGAGACAAATAGAGAATAGAACAAATAGAAGTTACTAATTCTtgtttagtttataaaaaatgaatgagacaAATACAAGTTACCAATCCTTGATTTGGTTTAAGAGAGATAGATACATACATAGAGAAAGAAGATGAAGCAAATAAAAGATACTAACacttttgtttagtttttttaaaagaaaataaaatagaccgaaaaaaataagataaaaaaactcaagtttttgttgttttttatgtAAAAGATGGGGAGGATATTTTTTTAGACCCACACGCTCAAACAAGAAAATCCTCCCTTACCGAGGAGAAAGTAAggggaaatattttgttttaattttcttaaaaataaataataattttaacatgaataaatttatattaagaaaAGTAGTATAATGAAAGAATGAATTTAATCTATGAGTTGTGGTGTGGGCGTGTGGCCATTTCCAAACAAGAAGGTTGGTGCACTTGTCTAAATGATGGTCATTCAGTGAGTTTACTGTTTAGCTTTGGGAATGCAACGCCTTTTAGAATGGGAAAGTGGCATAGGTCCTGCACCATGGGAAACTTTTATCAGCATTTGGATACATCTGTTACTTAATGAATCACTTTCTTTCCCTAGCCTCAATTGTAGGGGATTCCTTTTTACAAACAGAGGACCCCACGTTGTGAGATTAGTGTTGGACAATAAGGTCATTATGCCTTTTCCCATTGACATTTTGTGAGCAGTGTCAATGTCGTAAACCTCGTCTTTAATCACCATCTCCGCCATCAACCGTTGCATGCCACTTTAAAGGATCAATTACTATTTCccaatttcaaacaaaaattataactagTAACCCTTGTAGTAGTGAATATCGAAGACCAGGAGCATGGAGTGCGAGATCCAAAAATTTGAACCTTGTATTCTATTATGCAGATTCCGTTCAAGCTGGCAGCATCGACAGCACTGGTGTTTCTCCCCATGACAACTCTGTTCCTCTATTGGTCTatgtttttcctcttttttgttaaaaaaacaaaaatcaattttgttccATTTTATGTTGGAAATTGAATTTTACATATGACCCATTTGGTGATTCTTCTTCTTGATGGTTATGCTTTTGTTGAATATGAAACTCAAAGGGAGATGCAATGAGCATATATAGGGCTACAACATGTTAAagctttgttttattttagctTAGAAAAGAAGAGCCACACCTTGTTATTTTTAAGCATGCACGACATCAGGTGAAAgaaaaatgacttattttagtcttacatttttttgtcttcttttctATATTTGTGTTCATGGAgtacaattaatattttctaaaaaacaatTCTCTATGGTTAAGACCTGGAAAAGAAGGC encodes:
- the LOC100305681 gene encoding Protein AE7-like 1-like, which produces MTLGLINANPVVHAKKERIARSDDPHADDAVDPLDIYDFVRDIRDPEHPYSLEQLSVLSEESITVDDKLGRILITFTPTVQHCSMATVIGLCLRVKLKHYFPPHFKVDIKVSPGSHADEESVNKQLNDKERVAAALENPNLRQLVDECLYSNEL